The window GCAATGAAATAGTGGTCAAAACAAGTGGAacgaaacgtttttttttttttaactcgtTTGCATCATGGTTAACATAATGATTGCAAGCAAAAATGGAGAAGTCAAATACAATCTAGAACTGGTGTTCTATGCTTTAGTAATAAGCGCACTGGCCTGTGAGCCTATTATGCAATGAATACCATTTTCAGACAATGCAAACTTCAAACAAGCCAAAATACCATAATTTAATTGCGTAATCGTGGAATAATAAATTCCTTATTGGATGGGGGCTTGTCTCATATCCAATTTGAGCTGATGAATAATTGTTTAGTTCTgtaaatttctatttttttctttatatatatatatatatatatatatatatatatatatatatatatatatatatatatatatatatatatatagtcagttaagtagatcccttgagcaaACAGCGCATCACCCCCAAGATGAttgcaaatggattcacagtccaagttgaggagaaattgagagaagtttacggggaaactcaacactatacaactgtaattgccctgagcgggatttgaacccacgtccccctgatcactagtcgggtgtgatgacctctacactatcaggacaaccatgctggcaacatggctgatttatcacttaatgtgtggcatttaagTGGGTCTCCCTAATGGGctagtttttctatgtgataacgctggatcaacatgtgattcacaggcggacaagggtaattaatgtaaatagtcagttaactagatcccttgagccaacaacgtatcacccccaggaggatcgcaaatggattcacagtccaagttgaggagaaattgagagaaagttacaggaaactcaacactggacaacttctggggaaaactgtaattgcccagagtgggatttgaacccacgtccacAAAGGTCtcttgtaactgatctataaattgtcttctcctctctcgtccgcctgtgaatcgtcaatcctgtcgatccagtgtcatctagttggagaaaaacactagcccgggagaaccacgtaaaaaattcccactgactatccagatcggccatgtagccagcatggttgctctgatagtgtagtggtgatcacacccaaccggtaatcagggggacgtgggttcaaatcccgctcagggcataaaaagtttttcttccaatgaaaatgtcattcagagggttgtccgtccttggtcacttctaaactctctctctctctctctctctctctctctctctctctctctctctctatatatatatatatatatatatatagaaaataagacatcagcactgcactgatgaggcccagaaggccgaaacagtactgtctgcagtcacacactacactatcagacttgtataataataataataagtaggcatttatatagcgcctttatccaATGTCCAAATTCGctttacaacaataaaaatcaatattaaaaaacaataaaagctaaGAAATGCTATCAGTAATAACTATACTTGAACAAGTAAGTCTTAAGCTTAGATTTAAACACATTCACTTTAGGGCTTAACTTTATATCTAGtggcaaattattccataatCTAGCAGCTACAACGGAAAAAGCTCTACCACCATAACTCTTGAGATTGTACCGAGGAACGTTTAAAAGATAGTTATCAGATGATCGAAGCCTGCGCACAGGAATGTAACGCTCAAGCATATCACATAAATATAGGGGGGCTAAACCGTTGAGAGCTTTATAAGTTAGGAGCAATATCTTGTAAAGTATACGCTGCTTAACTGGTAGCCAATGAAGCTGACATAACACTGACGTAACTGGGTGGTATTTACGACCACCAACAACCAACCGAGCAGCACAATTTTGAACCATCTGCAACCTGTTAACTAGGTAGCAGGGAAGACCAATCAGTAGCGAATTACAGCGGTCCAACTTACAAGTAACAAACGCGTGAATTAGAGTCTTAATATTCGCTTGCGACAAATATCGCTTCATTCTAGCAATATTCCTAATGCGAAAAAAAGCGGATTTACAAATAGCAGTGACGTGAGACTCAAGTGTCATGTTTTCATCAAAGACGGTTCCCAAATTTTTCGCGGATGAAGTAGGTACTACATGCTCATCGCCAACAAGTAAAAGATCAAGCTGTGGGTAAGGGCGGTGTCGCGCTCCAATGACTAGCACCTCCGTTTTACTAttattaagcttaagcttattacACAGCATCCACTTATTTATATCACTAATGCAGGCCTCAATGCAGGAAACAGCAGAAAGTTTGTCAACCGTAGAAGATGACTcaaatgaaagataaatttgcATGTCCTCTGCATAGAAGTGAAAACACATCCCGTGAAATCTAACTATGTCCCCCAACGGGGAAAATACAAAATAGGTCCTAAGACTGAGCCTTGaggtacaccacaaaaaagatCTCGACTAGTGGACTTTCCCTCTCGAaccatcacaaactgctttctATTAGTGAGGTAAGATTTAAACCAGGAAAGCACTATGCCCTTATTACCGAAACGACGTGACAATCGCTGCAAAAGAATAGAATGGTCAACGGTATCAAACGCAGCAGATAGATCTAACAAAACAAGGATAACAGAGCGGCGATTATCAATAGCTCGAAGGATATCATTTTGAACTCTAAGCAAAGCCGTTTCAGTACTATGCAATCTCTTGTATGCAGACTGGAAAACTTCACCTAGATCATTATTCAAAACATAGCTAGTTAACTGATGAGCAACAGCCTTTTCAATTAATttggaagtaaacattaaattCGAAACCGGTCGAAAATTACTAAAAACCTCAAAGTCAGAATCCACCTTCTTCAAGAAAGGGATCAACAGCGCTTCCTTGTGAACGTCCGCAACAATTCCTCTCTCCAACGAAAGATTGATCATTTTAGTTATTACGGGTAGAAGGTCAGGAAGGCAGAATTTGAGCACACACACAGGAACTGGATCCAAAGGACACGACTTTATAGAACCAGCCTTGATAATTTGCTTCACTTATTCAACCGACACCTCTTCAAAGTTGGTCAACTGAAAAGGGCAGTGGACTGAGTCTGAGAGGAAAGGTGCCGCATCGCAAGCATCGCTAGAGAGGTTATTACGGATATCTACAATTCTGCTATTGACGAAATCTGCGAATCTCTCAGCTAAATCCACATCAGAAGAAGAATGAGGATATATCGGTTCAGCTCTCTTGTGAAGTAATTTATCCacagtttgaaataaaatccGCTGATCACCTCGATGGTCTTCAATTAAGCCAGAATAGTACTCAAGCTTAGCATTAGAAATCAGATTCGAAACCACATTGCACTGATCTGTAAAGCGGTCTTTGTCAATAGAATGTTTTGATCTTCGCCAGCCACGCTTCAGTCTCCTCCGTACTCTCTTCTGAGTCATGATCTCTTGTGAAAACCAAGGTGCGGCTGGGCGCATAACAATCAGATTTAGTCTTTAAAGGAGCATGAGTATCGAGTAGTGACCGAAGAACACCGTTAAATCGATTTACTAAACAGTCAAGATCATCAGGCAAATtcagaaataaagaaataaaaccaCGCtagcaaaaagaacaaaaaatagcGAGCTACTGAAACAACGTGCAGCCATGTCAGGCGCATAACAAAatatacaaattgtcctcttctctgccgtccgcctgtgaatcatcgttctggttgatccagcgtcatctagttggggaaaaacatgggcccgggatgaccacgtaattcccacccgctatccagattggccaagtagccagcatggttgctctgttagtgtagtggtgatcacacccaaccggtaatcacggggacgtgggttcaaatcccgctcagggcataaaaagtttttctcccaatgaaaaatgtcatccaggcgttgtccgtccttggtcctttcaaactcCATATATTCCTATAACTGGTTTAAAATGAGGccgaaaatggacaaattttggtttaaaaactataaataaaaaattaaaattttataaaacgtttcggtctctcgaccttcttcagttacaaaagagtcggtagaaaaatctacaacttaaatagggttttacaacaatatatatatatatatatatctaactggatttgtcaaaaggtgcctgcagaaattgtgaaaacaagccatttctgctactgtcacagacttaaagaaaagccaccctccccacccctgtgctttggtcagacaaccaacaatcacctacccacaccacagtgtgggttcactctaattgatgatcaaaagcaaactatcactaaagcctagactagtccagaaataaattgccaatgaagacatgctacagtgtaaagtctgacttaacaaggtcacaaactctaactgcagttaaagcctcaaagcagcaaccccccagccctgtgcttttgacacacaactcacagttagaactgtccctgggctgtttggcaaagcaggccttgacggcaagccccctcaattttgagaggccagaatggcttgaacacgggctgcgcccgtgctcaagcgaaaactccagtagctaccttttagcaaattcgctcacatatatatatatatatatatatatatatatatatatatatggaagaaaaagacaaataaactacaagttcatccctacaagcctgtttcgtggtcgcccactcatcagggcccactcatcaggggatttccCTGacgagtgggcgaccacgaagcAGGCtggtagggatgaacttgtaggttatttgtctttttcttccatatatactacgctctagttctatgtattgagcactgttttacgaaaatcaagtttcactttatatatatatatatatatatatatatatatatatatatatatatatatatatatatatatatatagatcagttacaaaggtctagttggagaaaaacactagcctgggagaaccacgtagaaaattcccactgactaatcagatcggccatgtagccagcatggttgctctgatagtgtagtggtgatcacacccaaccggtaatcagggggacgtgggttgaaatcccgctcagggcataaaaagtttttcttccgatgaaaatgtcattcagagggttgtccgtccttggtcacttctaacctctctctatatatatgtagctctttggcattacaaagcttttgctttcatgtccaaattgagcactctactgggatgagtcattgccgctagcaattgcgcatgctcactagctcgctagtttgagcactctggcatggcttagatgtaccaaatgtgtgggacatttggggtggctttataagcttaacctccatcccagacatcagcactgcactgatgaggcccagaaggccgaaacagtactgccTGCAGTTAGTTatgcaaatttgaaatttgaaagtggggaACAATGGTTACTAGCATAACGTGTCAAGATGTGATTGGACGGAAAAAGCGCTAAACGATCGGGTAAGACTATTTTAGGTGAATGCGCTACTTAACagaaatttcttagaatgtctacaggttGATGTCATTTCGTTTCTGTGGTTAAGTGTCGACATTTCCGGcttacaaattatgaaatatttttcccataggcaaagattacattttttgttggcaTTAGAATACGACCTAGCttgctttacttttttccacttaatctGATAATTGATGTTCTGTTCTTGTAGACCCCAAATATACTTGCTGAGCTCGGTTACATTTTTGTACCGTTCGTGCctgaaagtatatatatatatatatatatatatatatagatcatagttagtagagggaaATGGTTAGGAAacccggcaaacttcaaaggaaGTTTCCATTGTTTGGCATTTTGAGGTTGAGACAAGTGGTCACATGACATTGACCGTGCACAGTGAAAACCAACTTGGCGGAGGTGAatgatttgtatttatttgaagACGATTTTGGCACGATTTTGGAAATTCTGGAAGATGAAGAAGAGCTAGATGAACAGTTTAGAGAAGCTGCAATTGAAGTAAGTGTTAGCAACTTCTATagcattttaaaatatcacgAAAAGCTTCGTTTAATGACGTTCGAAAGTCGATCGTTCGGTGCTGGTGCTGTTATGAACTTCATGTGTTATTCGAAACTAACTgcaaaatttccttaaaactAGTTTCATGTAGAGATATGTTGTTATTTGGTTCTTTCTTCGAACAAAACCATGTAATTTGTCGTTTCCCAACTGACTATTGGACCTTAACTAAAtgaatcttttcttttcatcaGGTTCAACTCGAAAACACTGTATGTGAACTGTGCCTAAAGAAATGCAAGAGCAAGAACGGACTAAAAAGGCACATCACAGTAAAACACAAGGATACAAGTAATCTTGCGAAGCAAGATGAAGGAGAGCAGCACAGAGATTTAGGTTTTGTAGCGTATTCGCGAATCGTTGAGAAAGCGAAACTTAAAATTGTTGACAATAAGATCTACCCAAAAGAGATCCGAGACGAGATAGAGTCCTTCACCAATTTAGAAGACTCATCGGCCGAATTCAGTGAAATTCAAAGCCTACATAAACGATTAAAGAAGTCTGGGAACGCTGAAAGATTTTATGCCTGCTTCTACTCAACCATTGTTTTGAATGCACTTAAACATTTTAAGGGCCTGACAAGAAAtgctgctacactactgtccACGAAGGTCGCGGATTGTTTGTTAGTGCacagcaaagaaaaagttgaaaatcatACAAGTACTTGTTCCTTGTTAACCAAACTGTCAAGTGAAGAAAAAGCTGGGCTGCAGTACATTGGAGGTTATGTACTTCATAAGCTTCATAATAAACACGTCAATACTAATAAATCATCAGCTGGAAAAGCTCGGGATCAAGATGCTATACAAAGTCAGAGGTTAACTTCATCCTTGAATCGTGGTGGTCTGTGGGCCATTACAGAGAATGGTCAATCAGTTTTTGAGAGGACTGAACACTATTTCAGGGATGTCAATTCAGataataaattccaaaaaattgATGTTACcagtgttatatcaagatctgTTCATGATGTTGAAGTTGTATCAGCATACAACTCTATGCCGTTGGATTCTGAACTGATGATCAACAAAGGTGTTGCCAAAGATGTATTGCATACTATCATAGAACTGAATGTTAAAGTTCGatcattttcttttgcaaaacaCATTATCCAAAAACATAAGATGAAATTGAAACAACTGAAATCAAAAGGACTTCGTAAGGAGATAAGTAGAGCCTCCAAAGAATCTGAGCAACAAAGGCAAAGTTAAACATAATCATCAAAGtgtttatttataataattgtaACACTTTGTGCATGCAAGTGAGTACTGTTTTGCTACCTTTTGCTGCAAAAGGGAGGGAAGTAATTTGAAGGGAGTAATTTATTTCGATTGACTAAGTATTGTTGCTATGTCATTACTAAGTCCTTGGTCAACCTCAACACTTGAATTCTCAATTGCAGCTGTCATTTCATTAAGTTTCTTCTCAAGGTTTGCACACTTTAATCTCTTCTTCTGCAAAGTTAGTTTTATTCTTTCTGGAGGTGTTTTAGACACTGGTGATTTGATATGTGCTGGCTCtgcaagtttctttttcttcactcTTTCTTTCAGCTCTGATGTATGTGAATAGGTAGAGCAAACATCACACTGTTCACCCTTTCCCTCTAATAACAAAGAACATCCACGTGTTCTCCAATACTGCAGATGTGGAAATGATCCCCTGGTATCTTGATCATCAAACAGTGGATCTACATATTTGGGGACAGTGTGAGATACCACAGCACTTGCCAATTCATGTTGTTGAACTCCTGGGCATATGGATCCGCTTTCAACCTCCTTCACAAGGTCAGAAACTGTTATATTCCGGACTGTTCTTAAATGCTTAAGGTACAGTTCATGGTCTTCAGGCAACAGCCAtccaaaaattgaaattgtgtATCCCAAACTGTCATCTATTATGATTTCAAGTTCTGGCAATAACAGAgcatttctcatcttttttaaaAGTAATCTGTCCTTCTGTTCCTGTACTGTCCGCTCACTGAGAGTTTTCAACGGACGAACTCTTTTGCAGACTTCCACAAAATTATCATAAAACGCTTTGTTCCTCTTTTCGATCGGCTGATCTTTAACGATCGATATAGGTCTTCGTGGTGCAGGTTTTTCACTTTGATGGCTTTTTTAAGGCATATTTAAAGTCGGTAAAACACCAAACTTTGGTCTTTCAACTGAAACGAATTGAAGACTTCATCAGTAAAAAATACAGGAATTTAAGGTTACAATGATGTTTCCACTGAGGGAAAACAACGACAAAAACGACTGTAGCAATGTCATCGGGGGCGAATGCTTCTCACACGTATAAACTCTATCACTGCCAATTATTTTCTGGAAATCGTCGTCTACCTTTCGCGATTTCGTGAGCTCATTTAGCCAGTCTGCTTGCCACTTTTTGTATTCTTCATTTCTTGGAGCGGGAAGCTTCCAAATGCCTATTCCCTTAGATCTTCGGCACGATCCACATCCAACCACAGCGCAGTTATCACCAGGCATCTTGTTCTTAACTTAGATATACTCTTTGACCGACTTAACACtattttaacaataaaaaacccTTCGAAATTCAGCATACATCGCACCTTCACGTATCAGAGGACGCCATCTTAAGTTTGTGTGTGCACGGTCATCGTCACGTGACGTTGATAAACTCAGACAATAACCTCatcctttgaagtttgccgggtttcctaaccattcccctctactaGCTatgatatagatagatagatagatagatagatagatagatagatagatagatacgtagacttgaactaggtcaaaaacatttatttgctactcccaGCTTCATGCTTCTCACAAAGCAATCATCAgacaactgccaaaaagaaggaatacatgg of the Montipora capricornis isolate CH-2021 chromosome 7, ASM3666992v2, whole genome shotgun sequence genome contains:
- the LOC138055660 gene encoding uncharacterized protein, with product MIASKNGEVKYNLELVFYALVISALALKTNLAEVNDLYLFEDDFGTILEILEDEEELDEQFREAAIEVQLENTVCELCLKKCKSKNGLKRHITVKHKDTSNLAKQDEGEQHRDLGFVAYSRIVEKAKLKIVDNKIYPKEIRDEIESFTNLEDSSAEFSEIQSLHKRLKKSGNAERFYACFYSTIVLNALKHFKGLTRNAATLLSTKVADCLLVHSKEKVENHTSTCSLLTKLSSEEKAGLQYIGGYVLHKLHNKHVNTNKSSAGKARDQDAIQSQRLTSSLNRGGLWAITENGQSVFERTEHYFRDVNSDNKFQKIDVTSVISRSVHDVEVVSAYNSMPLDSELMINKGVAKDVLHTIIELNVKVRSFSFAKHIIQKHKMKLKQLKSKGLRKEISRASKESEQQRQS